The genomic segment TCACGGGCTTCATCTATCCGGCCATCGACAACATCATCAACCACGCCGGGCGCATGCGGCACCGCACGCGCAACCGGCTGGGCTGCCCGCTGGTGGTGCGCTCGCCGTTCGGCGCGGGCATCCACGCGCCCGAGCATCATTCGGAAAGCCCCGAGGCCATGTTCGCCCACATCCCCGGCATTCGCGTCGTCATCCCGTCGTCGCCCGCGCGCGCCTATGGCCTGCTGCTGGCCGCGATCAACGACCCCGATCCGGTGATCTTCCTGGAACCGACGCGCCTGTACCGGCTGTTCCGCCAGGAGGTCGCCAATGACGGCGCGGCGTTGCCGCTCGACGCCTGCTTCACGCTGCGCGAAGGCAGCGATGTCACGCTGGTGAGCTGGGGCGCGATGGTGCAGGAAACGCTGGCCGCCGCGGACCAGCTTGCCGAAGAGGGCGTGTCCGCCGCCGTGATCGACGTGGCCACGCTCAAGCCACTCGACATGCAGACCATCCTCGAATCGGTGGCGCGCACGAGCCGCTGCGTGATCGTGCACGAGGCGCCGCGCACCGCCGGCTTCGGCGCGGAGATCGCGGCGGGGCTGGCCGATGCCGGCCTGTACTCGCTGGCGGCGCCAGTGCAGCGCGTGACGGGATTCGACACCGTGGTGCCGCTGGCGCGGCTCGAGCATACCTACCTGCCCAGCGTGGCGCGCATTGTCGATGCCGTGCGCAAGGCGCTGGCCGGCTGACGATCCGGGGACGCAACCATGAGAGTGTTCAAGCTGCCCGATCTGGGCGAAGGCCTGCAGGAGGCCGAGATCGTGACCTGGCACGTCAAGGTCGGCGACACCGTGGCCGCCGACCAGCCGCTGCTGTCGGTGGAAACGGCCAAGGCGATTGTCGAGATTCCGTCGCCGTACGCCGGCACGGTCGGCAAGCTGTTCGCGCAGGCCGGCGACATCGTGCACCTGGGCGCGCCGCTCGCCGGCTTCGAGGGCGCCGGCGATGATGCCGATGCGGGCACCGTGGTCGGCGCGGTCAAGGTTGGCTCGCACGTGGTGGCCGAGTCGGCCACGCCGC from the Cupriavidus sp. WKF15 genome contains:
- a CDS encoding alpha-ketoacid dehydrogenase subunit beta, with protein sequence MAEITLVEAVNQALGYALEHDPDVLLLGEDIGVNGGVFRATVGLQARFGPLRVLDTPLAEAGIVGAAIGMAAMGLKPVAEIQFTGFIYPAIDNIINHAGRMRHRTRNRLGCPLVVRSPFGAGIHAPEHHSESPEAMFAHIPGIRVVIPSSPARAYGLLLAAINDPDPVIFLEPTRLYRLFRQEVANDGAALPLDACFTLREGSDVTLVSWGAMVQETLAAADQLAEEGVSAAVIDVATLKPLDMQTILESVARTSRCVIVHEAPRTAGFGAEIAAGLADAGLYSLAAPVQRVTGFDTVVPLARLEHTYLPSVARIVDAVRKALAG